The proteins below are encoded in one region of Peribacillus muralis:
- a CDS encoding SDR family NAD(P)-dependent oxidoreductase — MRLKDKIALITGAGSGIGKETALLFAKEGAKVIVADLNESWGNPTVKEIEQIDGDSIFINVDVTDENSVNQMVKEISNIYQTLDILFNNAGISGVGKLHEIDIKLWKRVFEVNVTGVFLVSRAVLPFMMENKGGSIINMSSCIAEIGLANRASYAASKGAILSLTRSMQVDYAPYNIRVNALMPGTIYTPFVEDYLSKESDPEAAIAKIKERQLSRDLGKPIDVAYGALYLASDESKFMMGTPFMIDGGVVNGKNS, encoded by the coding sequence ATGCGATTGAAAGATAAAATCGCCCTTATCACCGGGGCAGGCTCTGGTATTGGAAAAGAGACTGCTTTATTATTTGCGAAAGAAGGCGCGAAGGTTATTGTTGCAGATCTCAATGAATCTTGGGGGAATCCAACGGTTAAAGAGATAGAACAAATTGATGGGGATTCCATATTTATTAACGTTGATGTAACGGATGAAAACAGTGTAAACCAGATGGTGAAAGAGATAAGTAATATATATCAGACACTCGATATTCTTTTTAATAATGCAGGGATAAGCGGTGTAGGGAAATTGCATGAAATAGATATAAAGTTATGGAAGCGAGTGTTCGAGGTTAATGTTACAGGCGTATTCTTGGTTTCTCGGGCTGTTCTTCCTTTTATGATGGAAAATAAAGGTGGATCCATTATCAATATGTCTTCCTGCATAGCAGAAATAGGTTTAGCAAACAGAGCTTCCTACGCTGCCAGTAAAGGAGCCATACTATCATTAACCAGATCAATGCAAGTAGATTATGCGCCATATAACATAAGAGTAAATGCTTTAATGCCTGGAACGATTTATACTCCATTTGTTGAAGATTATTTGTCAAAGGAGTCCGATCCTGAAGCGGCCATAGCTAAAATTAAGGAAAGACAACTAAGCCGTGATTTAGGTAAACCTATTGATGTTGCTTATGGCGCCTTGTATTTGGCAAGTGATGAATCAAAATTTATGATGGGCACTCCATTTATGATAGATGGGGGAGTTGTGAATGGGAAAAATAGTTAG
- a CDS encoding TRAP transporter large permease, giving the protein MVITVILCVLLVLFLLNVPIAFALIVSTSIYFLFDDSFSSTVLIQRMVGGIESVPLLAIIFFMTAGVLMNYTGITSRMLRFAEVITRPLPGSLAQVNVVLSTLMGGLSGSNIADAAMQSKILVPEMVKKGYDKSYATVLTAATSLITPIIPPGIALIMYGYVGNVSIGKLFLAGILPGLVLCLIFMIYVHFHAKKYNLETENKKKFSAKEFFVSLKDALLALLLPIIIIGGIRFGAFSATEAGAIAVFYALFLGLVVYREMTLKQLINALVETVYTAASILIIIAAGSAFAWVLTLEQVPQQMTVLMADYISSPMMFFIIILIFLLIVGMFVEGNVSIIILTPLFMPMLEQYGIDSVHFGIFFIVCISIGTLTPPLGTIMFTTCSITGTKVEDFIKHSIPFLMILIIAAMLIAFVPGISLWIPTIFS; this is encoded by the coding sequence TTGGTCATAACAGTAATATTATGTGTGCTTTTAGTTCTATTTCTATTAAACGTCCCCATTGCTTTTGCCTTAATAGTTAGTACCTCCATCTACTTTTTGTTTGATGACAGTTTTTCAAGTACAGTTCTTATTCAAAGAATGGTAGGTGGAATCGAATCCGTCCCTCTGCTGGCTATTATTTTCTTTATGACAGCGGGTGTATTGATGAACTACACAGGTATTACTTCGAGGATGCTTAGATTTGCAGAAGTGATTACTCGACCTTTGCCCGGATCTTTGGCCCAAGTAAATGTAGTGCTCAGTACATTAATGGGTGGGCTTTCGGGTTCAAATATTGCTGATGCTGCCATGCAATCTAAAATATTGGTTCCTGAGATGGTTAAAAAAGGATACGACAAATCTTATGCAACCGTTTTAACAGCTGCGACTTCTTTAATTACACCTATTATCCCTCCAGGTATAGCGTTAATTATGTATGGATATGTTGGAAATGTGTCTATTGGAAAACTTTTTCTGGCAGGTATTTTGCCTGGGCTTGTTCTATGTTTAATATTTATGATATACGTACATTTTCATGCAAAAAAGTATAATCTTGAAACGGAAAACAAGAAGAAATTTTCCGCAAAAGAATTTTTCGTTTCTTTGAAGGATGCATTACTTGCACTGCTATTGCCAATTATTATTATTGGAGGCATTCGTTTCGGTGCTTTTAGTGCAACAGAAGCCGGAGCTATTGCCGTCTTTTATGCATTATTTCTTGGTTTAGTTGTTTATCGTGAGATGACATTAAAACAACTTATAAATGCACTGGTGGAGACAGTATATACGGCTGCTTCCATATTAATTATCATTGCAGCAGGTTCAGCATTTGCCTGGGTACTTACTCTAGAGCAAGTACCTCAGCAAATGACAGTACTTATGGCTGATTATATTTCTTCTCCAATGATGTTCTTTATTATCATTCTTATTTTCCTATTAATTGTAGGAATGTTTGTTGAAGGGAATGTCTCTATCATTATATTAACCCCTTTATTTATGCCAATGCTCGAGCAATATGGTATAGACTCCGTTCATTTTGGGATTTTCTTTATTGTATGTATAAGTATAGGGACTCTCACACCGCCGTTAGGGACAATCATGTTTACTACTTGTTCCATAACTGGAACAAAAGTAGAAGACTTTATTAAACACAGCATCCCTTTCTTAATGATATTAATTATTGCTGCGATGTTAATTGCCTTTGTTCCTGGAATTTCTTTATGGATTCCTACAATTTTTTCATAA
- the gucD gene encoding alpha-ketoglutaric semialdehyde dehydrogenase GucD, whose amino-acid sequence MVTSADVKMILNFVNGSWEASKSSKVEKNINPAKFNEIVAYVPNSTKEVLDKAVESAARAQKQWKELSGAERGSYLFKVADILETRIDEIAEMMTREMGKTLPEAKGETARGVAILRYYAGEGMRKVGDVIPSSDPSAFMFTTRSPLGVVGVITPWNFPVAIPIWKIAPALIYGNTVVFKPATEAAATAAKIIECFHEARIPNGVINFVTGQGSLIGQGIADHADIHGITFTGSDVVGKAVGQAALARGAKYQLEMGGKNPVIVAEDADLELAVEATISGGLRSTGQKCTATSRVIVHSTVYDAFKEKLISKVKEIKIGNGLDAGIWMGPSVSERQLNTVLHYIEKGKQEGAKLLFGGNRLLDEGRENGYFIEPAIFDEVDKHMTIAQEEIFGPVLALIKVDSMEDAVHIANDVKFGLSASIFTTNIQKMLNFIENIEAGLVRINAESAGVELQAPFGGIKQSSSHSREQGQSAIEFYTAIKTVFVKGS is encoded by the coding sequence ATGGTTACAAGTGCAGATGTAAAAATGATCCTAAATTTTGTAAACGGTTCATGGGAAGCTTCCAAGAGCTCAAAAGTGGAAAAAAATATTAATCCAGCAAAGTTCAATGAAATAGTCGCCTATGTTCCAAACTCTACAAAAGAAGTGCTTGATAAAGCGGTGGAATCAGCAGCGAGAGCACAAAAACAATGGAAGGAGCTTTCGGGTGCTGAACGAGGGAGCTATTTATTTAAAGTAGCGGATATTCTTGAAACACGAATAGATGAAATTGCAGAAATGATGACCCGTGAAATGGGGAAAACACTCCCTGAAGCAAAAGGAGAGACGGCGCGTGGTGTTGCCATTTTACGGTATTATGCCGGTGAAGGGATGCGAAAAGTTGGTGATGTCATTCCATCATCCGATCCAAGCGCTTTTATGTTTACCACACGTTCACCTCTTGGTGTTGTTGGTGTGATTACGCCATGGAACTTTCCAGTCGCCATTCCTATATGGAAAATAGCCCCTGCGCTTATTTATGGCAATACCGTTGTCTTTAAGCCGGCAACAGAAGCTGCAGCAACTGCAGCAAAAATCATTGAGTGCTTCCATGAAGCTCGGATTCCAAATGGAGTAATCAATTTTGTAACAGGTCAAGGTTCACTTATTGGTCAAGGAATAGCTGACCATGCAGATATTCATGGAATTACCTTTACAGGTTCCGATGTAGTGGGAAAAGCGGTAGGTCAAGCGGCTTTAGCAAGAGGAGCAAAATACCAGCTTGAAATGGGTGGTAAAAATCCGGTTATTGTTGCGGAAGATGCCGATTTAGAATTGGCAGTAGAAGCGACAATTAGCGGAGGTTTACGTTCAACAGGACAAAAGTGTACAGCTACTAGTCGTGTCATTGTCCATAGTACAGTTTATGATGCATTCAAGGAAAAGCTTATTTCAAAAGTTAAGGAGATCAAAATTGGTAATGGATTAGATGCAGGAATATGGATGGGACCGAGTGTAAGTGAACGTCAATTAAATACTGTTTTACATTATATAGAAAAAGGAAAACAGGAGGGTGCTAAACTCCTTTTCGGCGGTAATCGTCTCTTGGATGAAGGGAGAGAAAATGGTTACTTTATTGAACCGGCAATATTTGATGAAGTCGATAAACATATGACCATCGCTCAAGAGGAAATCTTTGGACCAGTACTTGCATTAATAAAGGTAGATTCAATGGAAGACGCCGTTCATATTGCGAACGATGTTAAATTCGGTTTGAGTGCGTCTATTTTTACTACTAATATACAAAAAATGCTCAATTTCATTGAAAACATTGAGGCTGGACTTGTTAGAATAAACGCAGAAAGTGCAGGGGTAGAATTGCAGGCACCTTTTGGAGGGATTAAGCAATCAAGCTCTCATTCAAGGGAACAAGGTCAATCAGCCATTGAATTCTATACAGCCATTAAGACAGTCTTCGTCAAAGGATCTTAA
- a CDS encoding fumarylacetoacetate hydrolase family protein, which yields MKLLTFKENGQLKVGIKTNHGVLHIEKTAVLFNVEFPNKIEEIINDSVRWIPLLESLIKQAAANYKEGLFMEENDLIYGPAVPRPGKIICVGLNYKKHAEESNMPLPDFPILFNKYNNTIAAANEVINLPLNSKENDYEAELAIVIGKQTKNVGQDEALNYVFGYCNSNDLSSRDLQFRTHQWLLGKSCDGFCPVGPYLVTSTEVGDPNQLTIKATVNGKVRQNSNTSDMIFKCNEIVSYISEHMTLNPGDIILTGTPEGVIFGYREDQRIYLKDGDQVTIEIEKLGALTNKFKIEAPKKMSVH from the coding sequence ATGAAATTATTAACATTCAAAGAAAATGGTCAATTAAAGGTAGGGATAAAGACAAATCATGGTGTTTTACATATTGAAAAAACAGCTGTTTTATTCAATGTAGAATTTCCAAATAAAATAGAGGAAATTATAAATGATAGTGTGAGATGGATACCTCTATTAGAATCTTTAATTAAACAAGCGGCTGCAAATTATAAAGAGGGATTATTTATGGAAGAAAATGATTTAATTTATGGACCGGCTGTTCCAAGACCCGGGAAAATTATTTGTGTAGGGCTAAACTACAAAAAGCATGCTGAGGAATCCAATATGCCTTTGCCTGATTTTCCTATCCTATTTAATAAGTATAATAATACGATTGCTGCTGCTAATGAAGTTATTAACCTGCCATTGAATTCAAAAGAAAATGATTATGAAGCAGAACTTGCTATAGTAATTGGAAAGCAAACAAAGAACGTTGGGCAAGACGAAGCATTAAACTACGTATTTGGATACTGTAATTCCAACGATTTATCCTCCCGAGATTTGCAATTTCGTACACACCAATGGCTGTTAGGGAAAAGCTGTGATGGCTTTTGCCCTGTGGGTCCATATTTAGTAACAAGTACTGAAGTAGGAGATCCAAATCAACTAACTATTAAGGCAACAGTAAATGGAAAAGTTCGCCAAAACTCAAATACATCAGATATGATTTTTAAATGTAATGAAATTGTAAGTTATATATCAGAACATATGACATTAAATCCAGGGGACATCATTTTAACAGGAACACCTGAAGGAGTAATATTCGGTTATCGTGAAGATCAAAGAATTTATTTAAAAGATGGCGATCAAGTGACAATTGAAATTGAAAAGCTTGGTGCATTAACAAACAAATTTAAAATAGAAGCACCGAAAAAAATGAGCGTGCACTAG
- a CDS encoding FadR/GntR family transcriptional regulator — MVKINPIKKTTVTEQVMEQIASWITSNELKPGEKLPNERLLAEEFGVNRGRVRESLRALALIGLITIKPGEGSYVSEHESPIPAETIVWMYYKEIDNFEDIFAARKLIESEVLLEASQHLTDNDIDNLEEILQNLYNLSVIEKNNYAFQELIDKFDLHIGLCSNNKIYSKLMQTIIHLRHDSMLKILNVPGAWENSIEWRTRFVHAIKDRNMEMVKKAIDFNFMRAKLFYGKVD; from the coding sequence ATGGTAAAGATTAATCCTATTAAAAAAACTACAGTTACGGAGCAAGTGATGGAGCAGATAGCCTCATGGATTACTTCAAATGAGCTAAAACCAGGAGAAAAATTGCCAAACGAGCGGCTTTTAGCGGAAGAATTTGGAGTAAATAGAGGAAGGGTGAGAGAGTCATTACGAGCGCTTGCACTAATTGGCCTCATCACAATCAAACCAGGAGAAGGAAGTTATGTAAGTGAACATGAATCACCCATTCCAGCTGAAACAATTGTATGGATGTATTACAAAGAAATTGATAACTTTGAAGATATCTTTGCAGCACGTAAATTAATTGAATCTGAAGTATTACTCGAGGCTTCTCAACATTTAACAGATAATGATATAGATAACCTCGAAGAGATTTTACAAAACTTATATAATTTATCAGTTATAGAAAAAAATAATTATGCATTCCAAGAGCTTATAGATAAATTTGATTTACATATAGGACTATGTAGCAACAATAAAATATACAGTAAACTTATGCAAACAATCATTCACCTTCGTCATGATTCAATGTTAAAGATCCTTAATGTGCCGGGCGCTTGGGAAAACAGCATTGAATGGCGGACTAGATTTGTCCATGCCATAAAAGACCGGAATATGGAAATGGTAAAAAAAGCGATTGATTTCAACTTTATGAGAGCAAAACTATTTTATGGTAAGGTAGATTAA
- a CDS encoding fumarylacetoacetate hydrolase family protein yields the protein MRIIRYLQKPSQRISLAAITEKGNVYSLPYNDYLELIEQAKNKSIKTVDLLNELIHDSLPLIEQLEELDLAVPIESPEVWAAGVTYHKSKEARNYETTNGKLDDITFYDKVYDAERPEIFLKSTKDRTMGPNEELFLRSDSNWQIPEPELGLVLGCDGEIIGYTIGNDLSCRDIEGENPLYLPQAKIWARSCSIGPAILPADMVLDPYQFNIICRIFRDEKLLFEEFANTSQLKRRYEELVHYLKRDNILFPGTVLLTGSCIVPPNEFTLIDGDRVEIEIPGIGKLNNVVKVQINQAVN from the coding sequence TTGAGGATTATTCGTTATTTACAAAAACCATCACAAAGGATATCCCTAGCAGCCATAACAGAAAAAGGCAATGTTTACTCATTACCTTATAACGATTATCTAGAGCTAATTGAACAAGCAAAGAATAAAAGTATAAAAACTGTTGACCTATTAAACGAGTTAATTCATGACAGCTTACCTTTGATTGAACAACTGGAGGAACTGGATTTGGCGGTGCCAATCGAGTCACCGGAAGTATGGGCAGCGGGAGTAACTTATCACAAAAGTAAGGAAGCTCGTAATTATGAAACGACAAATGGAAAATTAGACGACATAACTTTTTATGATAAGGTGTATGACGCAGAAAGACCAGAAATCTTTCTTAAATCAACTAAGGATCGGACCATGGGACCAAATGAGGAACTGTTCCTAAGAAGTGACTCAAATTGGCAAATTCCGGAGCCTGAATTGGGTTTAGTGCTGGGCTGTGATGGTGAAATTATTGGGTATACAATCGGGAATGATTTAAGCTGCCGGGATATAGAAGGAGAAAATCCACTTTATTTGCCGCAAGCAAAGATTTGGGCACGCTCTTGTTCAATTGGTCCGGCGATTCTTCCAGCAGATATGGTACTCGATCCTTACCAATTTAATATTATTTGCAGGATTTTCCGTGACGAAAAACTTTTATTTGAGGAATTTGCGAATACAAGCCAGCTGAAACGTCGATATGAGGAGTTAGTACACTATTTAAAAAGAGATAATATCCTGTTTCCTGGAACAGTATTATTAACTGGATCATGTATTGTACCTCCAAATGAATTTACATTAATAGATGGAGATCGGGTTGAAATTGAAATTCCCGGCATTGGGAAATTAAATAACGTTGTAAAAGTGCAAATAAATCAAGCAGTAAACTAG
- a CDS encoding C4-dicarboxylate TRAP transporter substrate-binding protein, translating to MTKLMLATVSMFFIAAMTACSSTASDESEEKLVINIAHGNQPGEPIDKLAVKWKELVEERSDGAIELRLFPSSQLGSEKDVLEQATMGSNVITMVGYDFLMDYVPDTGIMNAPYLVESFDELLYLTTTDWFDEIKSDLHEKEISIVSTNTVYGERHLLSNQKVSLPEDLKGRKIRVPNNPMSIATFKALGAAATPTPLGDLYTSLQQGLIDGAENPIPVLEGVKAHEVSKHLSLTGHQKFITAWISGTNFMDSLPNEVVQMLKETGDEAGEYARDVLEEDDKKVLAEFEKQGVEVHEVDIEPFKEKVQDVYDKFPSWTPGLYERIQMLLENRPS from the coding sequence ATGACAAAGTTGATGTTAGCTACTGTTTCAATGTTCTTTATTGCTGCTATGACTGCATGTTCATCAACTGCATCAGATGAATCTGAGGAGAAGTTGGTGATTAATATTGCACATGGAAATCAACCTGGGGAGCCTATTGATAAACTCGCAGTAAAATGGAAGGAATTAGTAGAGGAACGAAGCGATGGGGCAATTGAACTAAGACTTTTCCCGAGTTCCCAATTGGGCTCCGAAAAGGATGTGCTTGAACAGGCAACAATGGGGAGCAATGTGATTACAATGGTTGGTTATGACTTTTTGATGGACTACGTTCCAGATACAGGAATTATGAATGCGCCTTATTTAGTTGAGAGTTTTGATGAATTATTATACTTAACTACAACAGACTGGTTTGATGAAATAAAAAGTGATTTACATGAGAAAGAAATTAGTATCGTATCAACAAACACAGTATATGGTGAAAGGCATCTTTTAAGTAATCAAAAGGTATCCTTACCAGAAGATTTAAAAGGCAGGAAGATTAGAGTACCTAATAATCCAATGTCTATTGCGACATTTAAGGCTTTAGGTGCTGCAGCAACTCCTACCCCATTAGGCGATTTATATACTTCGTTGCAACAAGGATTAATTGATGGTGCAGAAAACCCGATTCCCGTACTAGAAGGAGTAAAGGCGCACGAAGTATCAAAGCATCTTTCTTTAACAGGGCATCAGAAATTTATTACTGCTTGGATATCAGGGACAAATTTTATGGACTCACTTCCAAATGAAGTTGTTCAAATGCTCAAGGAAACAGGTGATGAGGCAGGGGAATACGCAAGGGACGTTTTGGAAGAAGATGATAAAAAAGTGTTGGCGGAATTCGAAAAACAGGGAGTGGAAGTACATGAAGTTGACATTGAACCTTTTAAAGAGAAAGTGCAGGATGTGTATGATAAGTTTCCTTCTTGGACCCCGGGCCTTTATGAAAGAATACAGATGCTACTGGAAAATCGACCATCATAA
- a CDS encoding UxaA family hydrolase, with the protein MIEQTFRTLMMKSIDNVAVTLQDVPPKSNVIVNVPNDLSLRITLKEQILFGHKFAVRPIKKGDEILKYGEIIGKATKDIEEGEHVHVHNLEGIRGRGDKVEK; encoded by the coding sequence TTGATTGAACAAACCTTTCGAACTTTAATGATGAAATCCATTGATAACGTTGCGGTTACTCTGCAGGATGTCCCTCCAAAAAGTAATGTGATTGTGAATGTTCCCAACGATCTGTCATTAAGAATTACATTAAAGGAGCAAATATTATTTGGTCATAAATTTGCAGTACGTCCAATTAAAAAAGGTGATGAGATACTAAAGTACGGAGAAATAATTGGTAAGGCAACGAAGGATATTGAAGAAGGAGAGCATGTTCATGTTCACAATCTTGAAGGTATAAGAGGAAGAGGTGACAAAGTTGAAAAATAA
- a CDS encoding catalase translates to MNDGPSQGYSPSLPWEGDIPAAYHSQTVGERGPVLEQDSILHETLETFVHEKIIERPVHVKGYGAFGYFETIHSMTEYTKLSFLQTPGQQVPVMVRFSLAVSTKGTPDTSRNVRGFSTKFYTEEGIFDLVFNHIPVFSVRDAVRFPESIKAFLPSPKNNLIDPERFWSFVARAPESTHFVVRLFSDAGTVKSLRHIPGHSVNTYVWRNAQGIRHYVKYQWVPLSGEQYIDSKEATRWMSENPDVAGKDLYDTIAEGNTVEYGLYVQLMKPEDEASLPFDPLDDTKVWNEQQFPLMPVGRMVLNRNPDNFMEQVEKVAFSPTNLLEGAELSDDKMLQGRANIYFDSQRRRIGPDFRSVPVNQQHNWSPAELVTSGEGRYVQGNLERSDLFKKDDYTQAGEYYQALSAKGQEHLVNNLAADLAGIANETRSIVLSYLKNASEELAQRINQQMEMQHKH, encoded by the coding sequence ATGAATGACGGTCCTTCCCAAGGCTATAGCCCTTCTTTGCCTTGGGAAGGTGATATACCGGCAGCCTATCATTCGCAGACGGTAGGTGAACGTGGGCCGGTTCTGGAGCAGGACAGTATATTGCATGAAACACTTGAAACTTTCGTCCATGAAAAAATCATAGAAAGACCGGTGCACGTAAAGGGCTATGGAGCTTTTGGATATTTTGAGACGATTCATTCCATGACCGAATATACCAAACTCAGTTTCCTGCAAACCCCAGGGCAGCAAGTTCCCGTCATGGTAAGATTTTCGCTTGCCGTAAGCACGAAGGGGACTCCGGATACATCCCGCAACGTGCGTGGATTCTCAACAAAATTTTATACTGAGGAGGGTATTTTTGATTTGGTATTCAACCATATTCCCGTGTTTTCCGTGCGGGATGCCGTCCGCTTCCCTGAATCGATCAAGGCTTTTTTGCCCTCGCCGAAAAACAATTTGATCGATCCGGAGCGGTTTTGGAGCTTTGTCGCCAGAGCCCCTGAATCCACTCATTTCGTGGTCCGCCTTTTTTCAGACGCAGGCACGGTAAAAAGCCTCCGCCACATTCCTGGCCACAGTGTCAATACCTACGTCTGGAGAAATGCGCAGGGCATTCGCCATTATGTGAAGTACCAATGGGTTCCACTATCGGGAGAGCAATATATCGACAGCAAAGAAGCCACCCGTTGGATGAGCGAGAACCCGGATGTTGCAGGAAAGGATTTATACGATACGATAGCAGAGGGCAATACGGTTGAATATGGGCTTTATGTGCAGCTCATGAAGCCTGAAGATGAAGCCAGCCTTCCCTTTGATCCACTGGATGATACCAAGGTCTGGAACGAACAACAATTCCCTTTGATGCCGGTTGGGCGAATGGTGTTGAATCGAAATCCAGATAACTTTATGGAGCAGGTGGAAAAAGTGGCCTTTTCACCCACCAATCTATTGGAAGGTGCAGAACTATCTGACGATAAAATGCTTCAAGGACGCGCCAATATTTATTTTGATTCGCAGCGTCGGAGGATTGGTCCTGATTTTCGCTCGGTTCCCGTCAATCAACAACACAATTGGTCTCCGGCTGAGCTTGTAACAAGTGGTGAAGGAAGATATGTACAAGGAAACCTCGAACGATCTGATTTGTTTAAAAAGGATGACTACACCCAGGCAGGTGAATATTATCAGGCTCTTTCTGCCAAAGGACAGGAACATCTAGTAAATAACCTTGCTGCCGATCTAGCCGGCATAGCCAATGAAACCCGTAGCATTGTCCTTAGCTATTTGAAGAATGCCTCAGAGGAACTGGCGCAACGGATAAATCAGCAAATGGAGATGCAGCACAAGCACTAA
- a CDS encoding UxaA family hydrolase translates to MKNNEGEFLGYRRPDGKVGVRNHVLILPTITCATQTAQRITELVQGTVTFIHQHGCAQVGVDYEQTFRTYVGLGKNPNVYGVIVLGLGCETHQARSVATEIAKCGKPVESISIQDHGGTLSTIAEGAKAAAKLVQEASTQMKEWCNFSELIIGTECGGSDACSGLSANPAVGSVSDMIVELGGTSILAETTELIGAEHLLAKRAANDQVAKRVYEVIHAMENRSIKMGVDIRTGNPSPGNIAGGLSSLEEKSLGAANKSGKSILNELIDYAEEPKVKGLVWMDTPGHDIEQLTGMVAGGAQVVLFTTGRGTPTGSPIAPVIKISTNTSMFEKMGDNMDLNAGTIIEGKETVEEVGKRILHEIGLVSSGKLTKAEILKQHDFGIWRIGPTF, encoded by the coding sequence TTGAAAAATAATGAAGGGGAATTTTTAGGTTATCGCCGTCCTGATGGTAAAGTAGGTGTTCGTAATCATGTATTAATCTTGCCAACGATTACTTGTGCAACCCAAACAGCCCAGCGTATAACAGAACTTGTCCAGGGAACGGTTACTTTCATTCATCAGCATGGTTGTGCACAGGTTGGTGTGGATTATGAACAAACCTTCCGAACCTATGTAGGATTAGGAAAAAATCCAAATGTCTATGGTGTAATAGTTTTAGGGCTAGGATGTGAAACTCACCAAGCTAGAAGCGTAGCTACGGAGATTGCTAAATGCGGAAAACCTGTGGAGAGTATTTCTATTCAAGATCATGGAGGAACATTGTCGACCATTGCTGAAGGTGCTAAAGCTGCAGCAAAATTAGTTCAAGAAGCATCTACTCAAATGAAAGAGTGGTGCAATTTTAGCGAGTTAATTATTGGTACAGAATGTGGGGGGTCGGATGCTTGCTCAGGCTTATCAGCTAATCCTGCTGTTGGCTCAGTTAGCGATATGATCGTTGAATTAGGTGGAACTTCAATTTTAGCTGAAACAACAGAATTAATTGGAGCGGAACATTTACTTGCAAAAAGAGCGGCAAATGATCAGGTCGCCAAACGGGTATATGAAGTCATTCATGCTATGGAAAACCGTTCGATTAAAATGGGGGTCGACATTAGAACAGGTAACCCGAGTCCCGGTAATATTGCGGGTGGGTTAAGTTCATTAGAAGAAAAGTCTTTGGGAGCAGCAAATAAATCGGGGAAAAGCATTTTAAATGAATTGATTGATTATGCAGAAGAGCCGAAAGTGAAAGGCTTAGTGTGGATGGATACGCCAGGCCATGATATAGAGCAGCTAACGGGAATGGTTGCAGGCGGGGCCCAAGTCGTATTGTTCACGACAGGAAGAGGCACTCCAACAGGGTCGCCGATAGCCCCCGTTATAAAGATCTCTACAAATACCTCTATGTTCGAGAAGATGGGCGATAATATGGACTTGAATGCGGGGACGATAATAGAAGGAAAAGAGACGGTTGAAGAGGTCGGGAAAAGAATTTTACATGAGATTGGTTTAGTAAGCTCAGGCAAGTTGACGAAGGCTGAAATACTAAAGCAACACGACTTTGGGATATGGAGAATAGGTCCGACTTTTTAA
- a CDS encoding TRAP transporter small permease yields MVIKWLKDIDDIIAVVALAGIIVFTSLNVFFRFVLNNPISWAEEITLGLFIWMVFIGISSAMKRDGHVGVDYFVKKMPKPLRILSEIIRAAAIYYALIYVLMYLGLDLTSHAENKLTPVLGLSYRFIDIAVPLGGLLTAIHFTGKLTRSNFSQSENGGGGS; encoded by the coding sequence ATGGTTATTAAGTGGTTAAAAGATATTGATGATATCATTGCGGTTGTTGCACTCGCGGGAATTATTGTATTTACCAGTCTGAATGTTTTTTTCCGTTTTGTGTTAAATAACCCGATATCTTGGGCGGAAGAAATTACTTTAGGATTATTTATTTGGATGGTTTTTATAGGAATTAGTTCTGCAATGAAGCGTGACGGCCATGTAGGGGTTGATTACTTTGTAAAAAAGATGCCAAAGCCTTTACGTATTCTCAGCGAAATTATTCGAGCTGCTGCAATATACTATGCCCTTATTTATGTATTAATGTATCTCGGGTTAGATTTAACTTCTCATGCTGAAAATAAATTGACCCCCGTGCTTGGTTTAAGCTACCGATTTATTGATATTGCAGTTCCGTTAGGAGGGCTGCTGACAGCAATCCATTTTACTGGAAAATTAACAAGATCTAACTTTTCTCAGTCTGAGAATGGAGGAGGAGGATCCTAA